The Pseudarthrobacter sp. NS4 genome includes a window with the following:
- a CDS encoding fumarylacetoacetate hydrolase family protein has translation MQFIGINHLGESWAAALVDSRVVPLAPVSDFWADAAGWQDKSVSLVSAAADGGTPLERAHVTEVPLVPASARVICVGLNYKAHAAEGSYKDQELPPYPTLFGRWTASLSVGNVPVPVPAGEAGLDWEGEVAAYIGRRLESADEATAADAVFGYSTFNDITSRTAQKLTSQWTPGKNGDFSGPLGPLVTRDEVGDLRDGLQVRTRVNGVEAQNGNTRDMIFSVPAIISLISQTFTLHPGDLIATGTPEGVGYARTPQWLLQPGDVVEVEIDKLGTLTTPVGDVSLRSRA, from the coding sequence ATGCAGTTCATCGGCATCAACCACCTTGGCGAATCCTGGGCAGCGGCCCTGGTGGATTCGCGCGTCGTCCCGCTCGCACCGGTTTCGGACTTCTGGGCCGACGCCGCCGGCTGGCAAGACAAGTCTGTCTCGCTGGTGTCCGCCGCGGCCGACGGCGGCACGCCGCTTGAGCGCGCCCACGTCACCGAAGTGCCGCTCGTCCCCGCCTCGGCACGGGTCATCTGTGTGGGGCTGAACTACAAGGCCCATGCAGCCGAGGGCAGTTACAAGGACCAGGAGCTTCCGCCCTACCCAACCCTGTTCGGGCGCTGGACTGCATCCTTGTCCGTGGGCAACGTCCCCGTCCCTGTCCCGGCAGGGGAGGCAGGCCTGGACTGGGAAGGCGAAGTGGCCGCCTACATAGGCCGGCGGCTGGAATCGGCGGACGAGGCAACCGCGGCCGACGCAGTCTTCGGCTATTCCACCTTCAACGACATCACCTCCCGCACCGCCCAGAAGCTCACCTCGCAGTGGACGCCGGGCAAAAACGGCGACTTCAGCGGCCCGCTCGGACCGCTGGTGACCCGCGACGAGGTGGGCGACCTGCGTGACGGCCTCCAGGTGCGTACCCGCGTCAACGGCGTGGAGGCCCAGAACGGCAACACCCGGGACATGATTTTCTCCGTTCCGGCCATCATCTCGCTGATCAGCCAGACCTTCACGCTGCACCCGGGCGACCTCATTGCCACCGGCACCCCCGAAGGCGTCGGCTATGCCCGCACCCCGCAGTGGCTGCTCCAGCCGGGCGACGTTGTCGAGGTGGAAATCGACAAGCTCGGCACCCTCACCACGCCGGTAGGCGACGTATCGCTCCGGAGCCGTGCCTGA
- a CDS encoding FAD-dependent monooxygenase, with translation MATFHDTPAGGIPEEARILISGGGPSGLFLALDLASHGIPSTVIEPRTTVDHTRPRAKTTNARTMTHLHRLGLADALRRASPLPVDYAQDVIFCTALTGPAAHELRRFRNAFQLNPGRYGPQPECGQQVPQPVLEEVLRDAAAGNRLVTFLTGWSVTEVSGGQAPYAITVSNPSDERRTITTDFVIGADGGSSAVRRSLGIRLEGGSAALSNISILFRSSQLASAVTLDPAVQYWVVGQDAAGMVGPMDLKDTWWAIVQGVDPDREVGQEEAGAMVRSLVGSDVDIDVLATDPWTARMLLAPEYSRGNIFLVGDAAHLNPPWGGHGFNTCIGDAANLAWKLAAVIKGWGGPSLLASYGDERRPVAARTIRDAAANGKALAYHFADPGLTSEGAAGEAARQAAHRALAVKQSEFDSLGLVLGYAYADSSVVVPDGSPVPAEDPIRYIPSASPGALLPHVWLEDATSVYGRLGQGFTLLVDAGALGRVPEAEGFAAVLEAGARQGIPVTIAAVGPADDGTPLSEVWGTEAVLVRPDQHVAWRGSSPGAAAAALSIAAGWPASQQPPSQDPASQDQFRSTRVDAVIP, from the coding sequence ATGGCCACCTTCCACGACACCCCTGCCGGCGGGATCCCGGAGGAGGCCCGCATCCTCATCTCCGGCGGCGGCCCCAGCGGATTGTTCCTGGCCCTGGACCTCGCTTCCCACGGTATCCCCAGCACCGTCATTGAGCCCCGCACCACCGTGGACCACACCCGCCCGCGGGCCAAGACCACCAACGCCCGCACCATGACCCACCTGCACCGGCTCGGACTCGCGGACGCGCTCCGGAGGGCCTCGCCGCTCCCGGTGGACTACGCACAGGACGTCATCTTCTGCACCGCCCTCACAGGGCCCGCCGCGCATGAGCTGCGGCGCTTCCGGAACGCCTTCCAGCTGAACCCCGGCCGGTACGGTCCGCAGCCCGAATGCGGGCAGCAGGTCCCGCAGCCGGTCCTGGAAGAGGTGCTCCGCGACGCAGCGGCAGGCAATCGGCTGGTCACCTTCCTTACCGGCTGGTCAGTAACAGAGGTTTCAGGCGGGCAAGCCCCTTACGCCATCACGGTCTCCAACCCCTCGGACGAACGCCGGACCATCACCACGGATTTCGTGATCGGGGCCGACGGCGGATCCTCCGCCGTGCGGCGCAGCCTGGGGATCAGGCTGGAAGGTGGCTCCGCGGCGCTGTCCAACATCAGCATCCTCTTCCGTTCCAGCCAACTTGCCTCGGCCGTGACGCTGGACCCCGCGGTCCAGTACTGGGTGGTGGGGCAGGACGCGGCAGGGATGGTGGGCCCGATGGACCTTAAGGACACCTGGTGGGCCATTGTGCAGGGGGTGGACCCGGACAGGGAAGTGGGCCAGGAGGAGGCCGGCGCCATGGTGCGGTCCCTGGTGGGTTCGGACGTCGACATCGACGTGCTCGCCACGGACCCGTGGACCGCCCGTATGCTGCTGGCTCCCGAATACAGCCGCGGCAATATCTTCCTGGTGGGCGACGCTGCCCATCTCAACCCGCCATGGGGCGGCCACGGCTTCAACACCTGCATAGGCGACGCCGCCAACCTGGCATGGAAGCTCGCTGCCGTCATCAAGGGATGGGGCGGGCCCTCGCTTCTGGCCAGCTACGGGGACGAGCGCAGGCCGGTGGCCGCCCGCACCATCCGGGACGCTGCGGCCAACGGCAAGGCCCTGGCCTACCATTTCGCCGACCCCGGCCTCACTTCAGAAGGCGCCGCAGGTGAAGCGGCCCGGCAGGCGGCACACCGGGCGCTCGCCGTGAAGCAAAGCGAGTTCGATTCCCTGGGCCTGGTTCTCGGTTATGCCTACGCTGATTCGTCCGTGGTGGTGCCCGACGGCTCGCCCGTTCCCGCTGAGGACCCCATCCGCTATATTCCCAGCGCCAGCCCGGGCGCCCTGTTGCCCCACGTGTGGCTGGAAGATGCCACCTCGGTCTATGGCCGGCTGGGCCAGGGCTTCACCCTGCTGGTAGATGCCGGCGCGCTGGGCCGGGTGCCGGAAGCCGAGGGTTTTGCAGCGGTTCTGGAGGCTGGTGCCCGGCAGGGCATCCCGGTGACCATTGCCGCCGTCGGACCCGCAGACGACGGCACTCCGCTGTCCGAAGTGTGGGGAACGGAAGCTGTGCTGGTCCGCCCGGACCAGCATGTGGCCTGGCGCGGCAGCTCCCCCGGGGCTGCCGCCGCAGCACTGTCCATC
- a CDS encoding alpha/beta hydrolase, whose protein sequence is MTAGRILQGIEFARPEGSSPLLLDLYLPGGASDGGTFPAVIHFHGGGWRTGGRSSLGPTVDGFGLSPIEQLMDAGFVVASADYRLSSVATFPAQLLDAKAAVGWLRAHAAEYNLDPRRIYAWGDSAGGHLASLVGLTAGAKEFGAPGRHADDAVAAVAAWYPPTDLNRMGEQARPDAVARADDPGSREALLIGAQPADAPDKAAAASPSSYVHTAAPPFFLAHGTADRFVPVAQSTALAEALECAGAAVELLLLEGADHMWSLPDKSQAAAQQATAATIDFFRRQAQNH, encoded by the coding sequence ATGACGGCAGGGCGGATCCTTCAAGGGATAGAGTTCGCACGCCCCGAGGGTTCGAGCCCGCTGCTGCTGGACCTCTACCTGCCCGGCGGCGCGTCCGACGGCGGCACCTTTCCCGCCGTGATCCATTTCCACGGCGGCGGATGGCGGACCGGCGGGCGTTCGTCCCTGGGGCCCACTGTGGACGGTTTCGGCCTCAGCCCCATTGAGCAGCTGATGGACGCAGGCTTTGTGGTTGCCTCCGCCGACTACCGCCTCAGCAGTGTTGCCACCTTCCCGGCCCAGCTGCTTGATGCCAAAGCTGCTGTCGGCTGGCTCAGGGCGCACGCCGCTGAATACAACCTGGACCCGCGCCGCATCTACGCATGGGGCGATTCGGCCGGCGGCCACCTCGCAAGCCTTGTGGGACTCACTGCCGGGGCAAAGGAATTCGGGGCACCGGGCAGGCACGCTGACGATGCCGTCGCGGCAGTGGCTGCCTGGTACCCGCCCACGGACCTGAACAGGATGGGCGAACAGGCCCGGCCCGACGCCGTCGCCCGCGCCGATGATCCCGGCTCCCGGGAAGCGCTGCTGATCGGTGCCCAACCCGCGGACGCTCCGGACAAAGCCGCCGCGGCGAGCCCCAGCTCTTACGTCCACACCGCCGCGCCGCCCTTCTTTCTCGCCCACGGGACGGCCGACCGCTTTGTCCCCGTGGCGCAGTCAACCGCACTCGCCGAAGCGCTGGAATGTGCCGGCGCCGCCGTCGAACTCCTCCTGCTGGAAGGCGCGGACCACATGTGGTCCCTCCCGGACAAGAGCCAGGCTGCCGCACAGCAGGCCACCGCGGCCACCATCGATTTTTTCCGCCGCCAGGCGCAAAACCACTGA
- a CDS encoding PadR family transcriptional regulator: MTLRSALLALLSSGPLTGYDLAKQFSSSVGHVWHAPDSQIYPELRKMHAEGLLSSRPVPWGTRGATKTEYALTPAGEAALRQWQAQPLTYVQDRDPARLRAAYFEWAPPGAAVAQLRAHIAHYEEQRRQSLQMIESLETRTHPTLARRLNRYPEEEREQIVGFKIFAYQGQLAHAEQEIAWAKRGLQLLEELEKSGKPNPVR, from the coding sequence GTGACCCTCCGCTCGGCACTGCTGGCCCTGCTGTCCTCGGGCCCGCTGACCGGCTACGACCTGGCCAAGCAGTTCAGCTCCTCCGTGGGCCATGTCTGGCACGCTCCCGACTCGCAGATCTACCCTGAGTTGAGGAAGATGCACGCCGAGGGCCTGCTGTCGAGCCGGCCCGTGCCGTGGGGCACCCGCGGAGCCACCAAGACCGAGTATGCCCTCACGCCTGCAGGCGAGGCGGCTCTGCGGCAGTGGCAGGCTCAGCCGTTGACCTACGTCCAGGACCGGGACCCTGCCCGGCTCAGGGCCGCCTATTTCGAGTGGGCGCCCCCGGGTGCGGCAGTTGCGCAGCTGCGGGCGCACATCGCCCACTATGAGGAGCAGCGCCGCCAAAGCCTTCAGATGATCGAGTCGCTCGAAACGCGCACCCATCCCACTCTTGCCCGGCGCCTCAACCGGTATCCCGAAGAGGAACGGGAGCAGATCGTCGGCTTCAAGATCTTTGCCTACCAAGGCCAGCTTGCCCATGCCGAACAGGAGATCGCCTGGGCGAAGCGCGGCCTGCAGCTGCTGGAGGAGCTGGAAAAATCAGGAAAACCCAATCCGGTGAGGTAG